The Coleofasciculus sp. FACHB-T130 genome contains the following window.
CTAGCACAAGCAGAACGCAGCGCCTTCTGGGGGGGCATGATGCTATTAATTGTGCGAATTCTGACTTGGTTTGTGTTGTCTGCGACGGGATTAGTCTTCAAATCCTTGCTGTTTATTCTGTGCGGTATCACTGCGATCGCTATCGGGCTTTGGTTCGAGCGCTATGTCCGCACGCTGGAAATTAAAAATTGACTCAGAGGATTTTTAATGAGGCACACTTCTCAATCATCTTCAATCGCTCCGACTCTCATAGAGCCACAAAAGCGAATGCCTGCTTGGAGACTCTGGGTGCCTCTCCTGTTGCAAACGGCAATTGTTCTTGCCGCACCTGCCCAGCCACTTTACACTAACCTCACTGGGAAAACGGTCGTTCTCAAGACGGTTCCCGTAGACCCATACGATTTCTTGCGTGGCTATTCGCAGACGCTAAGCTATGACATCTCACGTCAAGAGAATTTGCGATCGCTGCCGGGTTGGAAAGCCTTAGTGAAACAACACCTCGAAGCAAAAGCAACGGATTTGCCACCGTCCGTACCGCCTTTAAATTCTTTACCGACAGGAATTCGCTTCTACGTGATTTTAGAAGCGCCTGCTGCTAAAACAAATTCTCCCCAAGCATGGAAACCCGTGCGGGTGAGTAGCAAGATGCCCAAATCTTTGCCAGCAAATCAGATAGCGTTAAAGGGCAAATCTAGCGGTAATTCCATCGACTACGGCTTAGAAAGCTACTATATGCCAGAAGCGCGGCGGGATGAAATTAACCAAGATATTTATCAAGCCCGATCGGACAGACAACGGCAAGCGATTGTGGTGGAAGCGAAGGTGGATGCCCAAGGTCGTGCAGTACCGATTAGCTTCTGGGTAAACGATCGCCGTTATCGATTTTAATAGGGGAATGAAAGTATGGCTAATTGTTCGACATATCTTATCAATTAGCGATACTTTCATTACTAAGAACAAACTTTCTAATCTTCTTGCCGCTTTAGCTGCAAAGTAGCACCCAGTGCTGCTCCTGCTCCCGCTATCAAACCCATACACATTCCTTGAATCGTTTGGCTCGTGGGGTCTTGCATCAAGCATTCACTGGTAGGCGTTTTGGCTTGCAGACATTGATTACTCTCTATCCAGTTGGAGACGCCTCCCACAAGGATACCAGCAGCACTACAAGAAACGATCAGCAGGACAAAGCGGTTAGATTTTCTATCCATAGATAGATGCTTTTAATTATTGGGTGAGCTGTTCCGTTCAGTCTACTCTACCTATCGGAAGACTGTTACCGTATATTCCACATTTTCAACTGCCTATTCCGGACGTTGCACTAATCAATTCGCAAATTATAGGGCAAACGGGCGTAAATACCTCTAGGATCGTTCATTGTTTTGAGCGCTACTAATTCTTCTTGTAACTTGAGGAGTTCTGCACTCAGCAGATCGGATGGCTGCTTGGTTTGGGCATTATCCCCACCCGCAAACTGTTTCAAAATGCGTTGTTCTAGACTGCGAACCTTGGGGTACTCTTCCAGCTCCCAATTCTCACCCAGTTTAGCGGCAACGGCAGCAGATTTGATCGCATCATCAATACCGCCAATCTCATCAACCAGTCCCAGTTGCTTGGCATCTTGACCCGACCACACTCGTCCTTGGGCAATCTCAGCGACTTTCTGCTTTGATAGTTTTCGAGAATCCGCCACTTTGTTGAGGAACTGACCGTAAATTTGGTTAACAAATCGCTGATGAATCGCCAATTCTTGAGGCGTTTTGGGACGTGAGACCGTATTGCTATCCGCAAATTTGGAAGTTTTGACGACATCCCAGGTGATGCCATTATTATTCGCAAGCTTTTGGAAATTGAGCAGCATCCCAAAGACACCGATCGAGCCGGTAATGGTATTTGGTTCGGCGTAAATCTGATTAGCATAGGTGGAAATCCAGTAGCCACCGGATGCTGCCATATCTCCCATAGAAACGATGATTGGCTTCACCTGACGAGTTAGCCGTACCTCTCGCTGAATCACCTCAGACGCCGAGGCGCTACCGCCGGGACTATTTACCCGCAGCACGACAGCCTTCACATCTTTATCAAGTCGCAGCCGTCGCAGCTGTCTGGCAAAGCGATCTCCTCCCACTTGCCGAGAGCCACCTTCGCCGTCTACGATTTCCCCTTCGGCGTAAAGTAGGGCAATTTTGTTGTCAGAAGTGCGATCTTTACCTTCGGTTTGAGTCGCTCTAGCGTAAGTAGCAAGGCTAATTTGACGGAATGTTTTATTCTCTTCGGTTCTGCCAGTTAGCTTTTTCAGGTCTGCCACCACCTCATCTAGATACGCTACCCGATCCACAAAGCCACGCTTTTTCGCATCCGGTGCGGTTAATATTCCTTGAGTGTCTGCGATCGCTTGTAGCTGTTTCGGGTTTAATTTTCGACCCTGGCTCACTGTTGTCAAAAAGTCTCCCCACAAATCGCCCAACAAATTCTGAGTTTGTTGTCGGTTCTCCGGACTCAGTTTCGTGAGTACATAAGGTTCCACCGCTGACTTAAATTTCCCAACCCGGATCACCTGAACCCCAACCCCGTATTTCTGCAAGGCTCCTGTTAGGAACATCGACTCAGAACGCAAACCGTTCATTTCGATTGTTCCCAACGGGTTCATCACAATGGTGTCTGCCACTGAGCTTAAATAATATTCCCGTTTCCCCAAATCCATGTTGTAGGCAATAATCTTTTTGCCAGACTTACGGAATTTTTCCAGCGCCGAACGGACTTCTTTGAGCGTGGCAAACCCGGTGCTAGAACTAGAGGAACCACTGCCGTCTAGATATACGCCTACAATCCGCTTATCTTTAGTTGCCTGCTCAAGGGCATTCAAAACCGTTCGCAGCCGCACGCTATTATTTTCCTCACCAGATAAAGCTTCGCTGATTGCTTCGCTGGTGCTGGATATCGGATCGCTATCCGTAATCGTCAAAGACTGATCGATTACCAGTACGGATTTATCCTCAACTTCCGGCCCTGTATCTTTAGATGCCACCGCAATCAATAACAAGATTAGCCCGCTCGTTCCCAAACCGAAAAATAGGATGAGTCCGAATAGGCTTCCAAGCAAGCTAGCAAAAGTTTGTTTTAGGAAACTACGCATTAGGCTGGGGTTAGGGTAATGGGTAATTGGGAATGGGTAAAAGTTTTAAGCTTTGAATTCACTTATCGCTTTCCCATTTCCAACACAGTTATCGTAATGGTTGCAACGCGCCAGACTGTTTCAGACCAGACAAGGTGGGATTGCCAGTGCAGAATAATACAGTGGTGATTTCAGCGACTAATACTTCAACCAAAGCATCAAGGGCGTCTTCCGATTCTACGGCTGCCTGGAGAAAAGGCCACGCCAGACCCGCGAGATCGGCTCCTAGCGCGATCGCTTTTGCCACTTCCAGACCGTTGCGTAATCCCCCAGAGGCAATCAAGGGAATATTTGGGGCAATGGCTCGAATACTGGTAATGCATTCTGCTGTGGGCAAACCCCAATCAGCAAAAGTTAGTCCTAACCGGCGCTGCTGGGCATTTTCAGCCCGTTCACTCTCCACCTTTGCCCATGATGTCCCACCGGCACCGGCAACGTCAATGGCGCTCACACCCGCATCAATCAACTTCTGCGCGATCGCAGCGGAGATGCCATTTCCCACCTCTTTGACAATCACGGGTACTGGTAACTTATTGCACAGATTTTTAATTTTGTCAAGCAAACCTCGGAAGTTGGTGTCACCTCTGGGTTGAATGCACTCTTGCAAGGCATTGAGATGCAAAATCAAGGCGTCTGCCTCTAACAAGTCAATTGAGCGCAGACATTCATCAACTCCATAGGTATAGTTAAGTTGCACCGCCCCCAAGTTCGCAAATAGGAGAATATCGGGAGCAAGCGATCGCACGGCGAAAGTTGAAGCAACCTGGGGATTCTCCACCGCTACCCGCTGGGAACCCACGCCCATCGCTAGGTTATAGCGTTGCGCCGCAGCAGCTAGACGATAATTAATCATCCTCGCCAGTTCCGTTCCCCCCGTCATCGAAGAAATGAGCAAAGGCGCACCAAGCTGTTTTCCCAAAAATGTTGTTGAGATATCAACTTCACGTCGATCTAACTCCGGCAAACAACAGTGATTAAAGCGGTAGCCTTCCAATCCATTCGTTGTGGAGTGAAATTGCACATCCTCATCGAGACAAATTTTTAGATGATCTGCCTTTCGGGTCTGGGTTTCTTTGGTAAGAGCCGGGTTATTAATCAATCTACTATCTCCAACGTTCTGCATAGACAGCGCCTGACAAATCTGTACAGACTGGTTTATTAACAATCTCGATTTTCCCACCAACACACCAGGGAAACAGAAGACAAGACAGCTTAAACCTTTAATAATTCCACAGCATCTCGTCCATCAATCTCTTGTAAGTAAACCTTCACTTGTTCTTCTTTGGACGTTGGCAACTTCTTGCCGGTGAAATCCGGGTGAATGGGTAACTCCCGCTGCCCCCTATCCACCAGAACGGCTAACCAAATCGCCGCTGGTCTACCATAATCATTTACCGCATTCAGGGCAGCACGAGCGGTACGCCCTCGATAAATGACATCATCCACCAACACTACCGTCTTACCAGAGAGATCGAAAGGGATGTCAGTTTTGGCGGGTGTGCGAATGCCAATTTGATCCAAATCATCTCGATAGAAGGTAATATCTAGCGCTCCCACGGGCACTTGCACTTGTTCGAGCGCTTCTATCTGACGAGCCAAGAGATTGGCTAATACAGCGCCTCTGGTATAAACACCTACTAGCGCTAACTCAGACAAGTCGCGTGACTTCTCTACCACCTGGGAAGCGATACGATTGAGGGTTCGACGGATTTCGTCTGCGGAAAGAATTTCTACAACTTCGGGAGACATGGTTTAGGAAAATCCGATGATAACTGCGGACAAATTACAGCCTCAGTGTACAAGTTCACCTAAACCATCATCGTTATCATTTCAACAAAAATAACTTCCTGTTCCTACCAGGAACAGGAAGTTATGTCATTAAGTATAGATAGCTCAATCTCATCAAGCTATAAGATTAGTCAGCGGCAAGTGCTGCTTTCGTTCTTTGCCCAACGATTCCGTCAGCGAATAGCCCTCTGCTCTGCTGAAATCCGGTGACGGAGGTCTCGGTCAACCGACCATAGTATCCAGTAATTGGCCCGTTGTAATAGCCCAAGGCTTTCAAAGTATTTTGAAGCCTCGTTACGGAGGAACCGCTGCTGCCGCGTTTCAGGGTGCTGCTGCCAAAACCACCCCCCGTAATCGGTTCATCATAATTACCACCCCGATTTTCTAGAGCTGCTAGAGTTCGGGAGCCTGCAACGCCATCGGCTCTCA
Protein-coding sequences here:
- the fni gene encoding type 2 isopentenyl-diphosphate Delta-isomerase — encoded protein: MQNVGDSRLINNPALTKETQTRKADHLKICLDEDVQFHSTTNGLEGYRFNHCCLPELDRREVDISTTFLGKQLGAPLLISSMTGGTELARMINYRLAAAAQRYNLAMGVGSQRVAVENPQVASTFAVRSLAPDILLFANLGAVQLNYTYGVDECLRSIDLLEADALILHLNALQECIQPRGDTNFRGLLDKIKNLCNKLPVPVIVKEVGNGISAAIAQKLIDAGVSAIDVAGAGGTSWAKVESERAENAQQRRLGLTFADWGLPTAECITSIRAIAPNIPLIASGGLRNGLEVAKAIALGADLAGLAWPFLQAAVESEDALDALVEVLVAEITTVLFCTGNPTLSGLKQSGALQPLR
- the pyrR gene encoding bifunctional pyr operon transcriptional regulator/uracil phosphoribosyltransferase PyrR gives rise to the protein MSPEVVEILSADEIRRTLNRIASQVVEKSRDLSELALVGVYTRGAVLANLLARQIEALEQVQVPVGALDITFYRDDLDQIGIRTPAKTDIPFDLSGKTVVLVDDVIYRGRTARAALNAVNDYGRPAAIWLAVLVDRGQRELPIHPDFTGKKLPTSKEEQVKVYLQEIDGRDAVELLKV
- a CDS encoding GDYXXLXY domain-containing protein → MRHTSQSSSIAPTLIEPQKRMPAWRLWVPLLLQTAIVLAAPAQPLYTNLTGKTVVLKTVPVDPYDFLRGYSQTLSYDISRQENLRSLPGWKALVKQHLEAKATDLPPSVPPLNSLPTGIRFYVILEAPAAKTNSPQAWKPVRVSSKMPKSLPANQIALKGKSSGNSIDYGLESYYMPEARRDEINQDIYQARSDRQRQAIVVEAKVDAQGRAVPISFWVNDRRYRF
- the sppA gene encoding signal peptide peptidase SppA, with protein sequence MRSFLKQTFASLLGSLFGLILFFGLGTSGLILLLIAVASKDTGPEVEDKSVLVIDQSLTITDSDPISSTSEAISEALSGEENNSVRLRTVLNALEQATKDKRIVGVYLDGSGSSSSSTGFATLKEVRSALEKFRKSGKKIIAYNMDLGKREYYLSSVADTIVMNPLGTIEMNGLRSESMFLTGALQKYGVGVQVIRVGKFKSAVEPYVLTKLSPENRQQTQNLLGDLWGDFLTTVSQGRKLNPKQLQAIADTQGILTAPDAKKRGFVDRVAYLDEVVADLKKLTGRTEENKTFRQISLATYARATQTEGKDRTSDNKIALLYAEGEIVDGEGGSRQVGGDRFARQLRRLRLDKDVKAVVLRVNSPGGSASASEVIQREVRLTRQVKPIIVSMGDMAASGGYWISTYANQIYAEPNTITGSIGVFGMLLNFQKLANNNGITWDVVKTSKFADSNTVSRPKTPQELAIHQRFVNQIYGQFLNKVADSRKLSKQKVAEIAQGRVWSGQDAKQLGLVDEIGGIDDAIKSAAVAAKLGENWELEEYPKVRSLEQRILKQFAGGDNAQTKQPSDLLSAELLKLQEELVALKTMNDPRGIYARLPYNLRID